One region of Pseudomonas glycinae genomic DNA includes:
- a CDS encoding YdcF family protein: MPFRYFIKQLLLPPGVLLLLLLVAWWLRRSRPRLAGLCFALGFGGFLLMSLPVVVQWGAKALEREPPLARDSWASLAQRADAIVVLGSGRERGDLAWGEDQPTGVGLERQRYAARLAKASGLPILTSGGLHYGTPPTEAKLMADSLRDDFGVTVRWQEGESRTTWENAAFSARILLPEGVKRIVLVTQAWHMPRAVWSYQQAGFEVVPAPVGFLGTDNARPFGGWLPEFKSIWQSGQLMNEAVGQIGYSLFYRGGDSTD, translated from the coding sequence ATGCCTTTTCGTTATTTCATTAAACAACTTCTGTTGCCGCCAGGCGTTCTCTTGTTGCTGCTGCTCGTCGCCTGGTGGCTGCGACGTTCGCGGCCGCGACTGGCCGGGCTGTGCTTTGCCCTGGGTTTTGGCGGCTTCTTGCTGATGAGTCTGCCGGTGGTCGTGCAATGGGGTGCCAAGGCCCTGGAGCGCGAGCCGCCGCTGGCGCGGGATTCATGGGCAAGTCTGGCGCAACGCGCCGATGCGATTGTGGTGCTGGGCTCCGGTCGCGAGCGCGGCGATCTGGCCTGGGGCGAAGATCAACCGACCGGTGTCGGGCTTGAACGGCAGCGTTACGCGGCGCGACTGGCCAAGGCATCGGGGTTGCCGATTCTGACCAGCGGTGGCCTGCATTACGGTACGCCGCCGACCGAAGCCAAACTGATGGCCGATTCGTTGCGCGATGACTTCGGTGTGACGGTGCGCTGGCAGGAAGGGGAGAGCCGCACCACGTGGGAGAATGCTGCCTTCAGCGCCAGGATATTGTTGCCCGAAGGCGTCAAACGCATCGTGCTGGTGACTCAGGCCTGGCACATGCCGCGTGCGGTGTGGAGCTATCAACAGGCCGGGTTCGAAGTCGTGCCGGCGCCGGTCGGTTTCCTCGGCACGGACAATGCGCGACCGTTTGGCGGCTGGCTGCCGGAATTCAAGTCGATCTGGCAAAGCGGGCAGTTGATGAACGAGGCGGTGGGGCAGATCGGCTATTCACTGTTCTACCGAGGGGGTGACAGCACCGATTGA
- the lnt gene encoding apolipoprotein N-acyltransferase: MRWTTRPGWPGNLLAVAAGAITTFALAPFDLWPLALLAVGLFYAGLRELSPRQALGRGWCFGFGLFGAGTSWIYYSIHHFGGASVLLAGFLMLIFTAAIAWFFALPAWLWARWLRRNEAPVADALAFAALWVGQEAFRGWFLTGFPWLYSGYSQLDGPLAGLAPVGGMWLVSFVLALTAALIYNAPRLLQTRRKVFIAAGLVLLIGPWAAGIALKGHAWTSPAGAPLTVAAIQGNVAQSMKWDPAELNAQLALYRDLSFRSKPVDLLIWPETAVPVLKESAEGYLTMMGNFAAERKSALITGVPIRETVRHEKRFFNGITVVGEGDGTYLKQKLVPFGEYVPLQDILRGLIAFFDLPMSDFARGPSDQALLQAKGYQIAPFICYEVVYPEFAAGLAARSDLLLTISNDTWFGTSIGPLQHLQMAQMRALEAGRWMIRATNNGVTGLINPFGQITERIPQFEQGVLYGEVVPMHDLTPYLQWRSWPLIILCVVLFGWALMTNRISKTL; encoded by the coding sequence ATGCGCTGGACAACCCGCCCCGGCTGGCCCGGTAATCTGCTGGCCGTGGCGGCCGGTGCAATCACCACTTTCGCGCTGGCACCGTTCGATCTCTGGCCGCTGGCGTTACTGGCAGTCGGCCTGTTCTATGCAGGCCTGCGCGAGCTGAGCCCGCGCCAGGCGCTGGGCCGTGGCTGGTGCTTCGGTTTCGGCCTGTTCGGCGCCGGCACCAGCTGGATCTATTACAGCATCCACCATTTCGGCGGCGCCTCGGTGCTGCTGGCCGGTTTCCTGATGCTGATCTTTACGGCAGCGATTGCCTGGTTCTTCGCCCTGCCCGCCTGGCTGTGGGCACGCTGGTTGCGGCGTAACGAGGCGCCGGTGGCTGACGCACTGGCGTTTGCGGCGCTGTGGGTCGGCCAGGAAGCTTTCCGTGGCTGGTTCCTCACCGGTTTCCCGTGGCTGTATTCCGGGTACAGCCAGCTTGACGGCCCACTGGCCGGACTCGCGCCAGTGGGCGGGATGTGGCTGGTGTCGTTCGTTCTCGCGCTGACCGCTGCACTGATCTACAACGCACCGCGCCTGCTGCAAACCCGCCGCAAAGTCTTCATCGCTGCCGGCCTGGTATTGCTGATCGGGCCATGGGCGGCAGGCATCGCGCTCAAGGGCCATGCCTGGACCAGCCCGGCCGGCGCGCCTCTCACCGTTGCCGCCATCCAGGGCAACGTCGCGCAAAGCATGAAATGGGACCCGGCCGAGCTCAACGCGCAGCTGGCGCTGTACCGCGACCTGAGTTTCCGCTCCAAACCGGTCGACCTGTTGATCTGGCCTGAAACCGCCGTGCCGGTGCTCAAGGAGTCCGCCGAGGGCTACCTGACCATGATGGGCAACTTCGCCGCCGAGCGTAAATCGGCGCTGATCACCGGTGTGCCGATCCGAGAAACGGTCCGTCACGAAAAACGCTTCTTCAACGGCATCACTGTGGTCGGCGAAGGCGATGGCACTTATCTCAAGCAGAAGCTTGTGCCGTTCGGCGAGTACGTACCACTGCAGGACATCCTGCGCGGGCTGATCGCATTCTTCGACCTGCCGATGTCCGACTTCGCCCGTGGCCCTTCCGATCAGGCGTTATTACAGGCCAAGGGGTATCAGATCGCGCCATTCATCTGCTACGAAGTGGTTTATCCGGAATTCGCCGCTGGCCTGGCGGCACGCAGCGATCTGCTGCTGACGATCAGCAACGACACCTGGTTCGGTACCTCCATCGGCCCCCTGCAACACCTGCAAATGGCGCAGATGCGTGCACTTGAAGCCGGTCGCTGGATGATTCGCGCGACCAACAACGGCGTGACCGGGCTGATCAACCCTTTCGGGCAGATCACCGAGCGTATCCCGCAGTTCGAACAGGGCGTGCTGTACGGCGAAGTGGTGCCGATGCATGACCTCACACCGTACCTGCAATGGCGCTCGTGGCCGCTGATCATCCTGTGCGTGGTGCTGTTTGGCTGGGCGCTGATGACCAACCGGATATCCAAGACCCTCTGA